Proteins found in one Desulfovibrio gilichinskyi genomic segment:
- a CDS encoding RHS repeat-associated core domain-containing protein — translation MHCSYREYDPAIGRFITPDQIRFAGGDMDVYGYCLDDQINFYVCTRAF, via the coding sequence ATACACTGCAGTTACCGCGAATACGATCCCGCCATCGGAAGATTCATAACTCCCGACCAGATAAGGTTTGCAGGCGGCGATATGGATGTTTACGGATATTGTCTCGATGACCAGATTAATTTTTATGTTTGTACGAGGGCTTTTTAA
- the feoB gene encoding ferrous iron transport protein B — MSDKFFVAVSGQPNCGKSTMFNALTGSTARVGNYPGITVDRTEGYYTNDGVSIHLVDLPGTYSLTSYSMEEVVARNVIVDEKPDVVINMLDATSLERSLYLAVQFMEIGVPVVLGLNMMDEVKKKGIRIDAQKLSKLMGVPVIECVARRGLGKDELMAAVQEVADKTKGKWTPVNISYGHDLDPAIDEMSALIKENEFMTDRYDPHWLAVKYLEEDEIVIKNGRDAGPLHEQLEAIVKRVSEHVHKTLNTYPEAILADYRYGFINSILKQDVISREDNLRFDSSDKIDKVLTHRFMGPLIMFGVMYAMFYVTFTFGAYPQGWVEDCFSWIASTLAAVLPDGLLKSMLVSGVVDGVGAVMGFTPLILIMFAMLVFLEDLGYMARVAYMVDRVFRMFGLHGMSIMPFIMAGGLPGGCAVPGVMTCRTLRSPKERIATILTAPFMICGAKATAYIMLVGAFYPESATSVMFFLVLISWGLALCVGRLLRWTALKGESTPFVMELPPYRIPTLHGVAIHTWDRVWQYIKKAGTVILAISILMWALMTFPQLPAERAQAYDALRTEATSQSQYWDGSGEQKMARLDEMLGHINSTEGEETLKTSYAGRMSDFISPVTNLAGFPWQANISFIGAFAAKEVFVSTMSTAYSMGYEDPDNAVTLSQKIATDPAWTPAVIWSVFIFMMVYVPCMVTVAVIIRETNWKWGLFSVFGSLGLGYTLSVLIYQVGTLLGY; from the coding sequence ATGAGCGATAAATTTTTTGTAGCTGTTTCAGGCCAGCCGAACTGCGGAAAAAGCACAATGTTCAATGCCTTGACTGGCTCAACAGCAAGGGTTGGCAACTACCCGGGCATAACTGTTGACCGGACAGAAGGTTACTATACCAACGACGGTGTTTCTATTCATCTCGTGGATTTGCCTGGAACCTATTCCTTAACTTCTTATTCAATGGAAGAAGTTGTCGCCAGAAATGTTATTGTAGATGAAAAGCCTGACGTTGTGATCAACATGCTTGATGCAACGTCTTTGGAAAGAAGTCTTTATCTAGCTGTTCAGTTTATGGAGATTGGTGTTCCTGTCGTTTTAGGCCTCAATATGATGGATGAGGTTAAGAAAAAAGGAATCCGCATAGACGCGCAAAAACTTTCGAAGTTGATGGGTGTTCCTGTTATTGAATGTGTGGCCCGTCGCGGTCTCGGTAAAGATGAATTAATGGCGGCGGTGCAGGAGGTTGCTGATAAAACAAAAGGTAAATGGACTCCTGTAAATATTTCATACGGTCATGATCTTGATCCTGCAATTGACGAAATGTCTGCGCTGATCAAAGAAAACGAGTTTATGACTGACCGTTATGATCCGCATTGGCTGGCTGTAAAATATCTTGAAGAAGATGAAATTGTCATCAAAAACGGACGAGATGCCGGTCCGCTTCATGAACAGCTCGAAGCTATCGTTAAAAGGGTTTCGGAGCATGTTCACAAAACTCTGAACACTTATCCTGAAGCTATACTTGCTGATTATCGTTACGGATTTATCAATTCCATTCTCAAGCAGGACGTCATCAGTCGTGAAGACAATCTCCGTTTTGATTCTTCCGATAAGATAGATAAAGTGTTGACCCATCGATTTATGGGGCCGCTCATCATGTTTGGTGTTATGTATGCAATGTTTTACGTAACATTTACCTTTGGAGCATACCCGCAAGGCTGGGTTGAAGACTGTTTCAGCTGGATTGCGTCAACTCTTGCAGCGGTACTTCCTGACGGACTTTTAAAATCAATGCTTGTTTCCGGAGTTGTTGACGGTGTCGGCGCAGTTATGGGTTTCACTCCGCTTATCCTAATCATGTTCGCCATGCTCGTTTTTCTTGAAGATCTTGGATATATGGCCCGTGTCGCCTATATGGTTGATAGAGTTTTCCGCATGTTCGGGCTGCACGGAATGTCCATTATGCCTTTTATTATGGCGGGCGGGTTGCCGGGAGGCTGCGCAGTTCCGGGCGTTATGACCTGTCGGACCTTACGCAGCCCTAAAGAGCGAATAGCCACAATTTTAACTGCCCCTTTTATGATCTGCGGTGCTAAAGCAACAGCATACATTATGCTCGTCGGCGCATTTTATCCTGAATCCGCAACTTCGGTAATGTTCTTTTTAGTACTTATTTCATGGGGACTTGCTCTTTGCGTGGGCAGGCTTTTACGCTGGACTGCTCTTAAAGGAGAATCCACTCCATTCGTAATGGAACTTCCGCCTTACAGAATACCGACTCTCCACGGTGTTGCTATTCATACATGGGATAGAGTCTGGCAGTATATCAAGAAAGCCGGAACGGTAATTCTCGCTATTTCAATTCTGATGTGGGCACTGATGACTTTTCCTCAGCTTCCGGCTGAAAGAGCTCAAGCGTACGATGCACTGCGCACAGAGGCAACTTCTCAAAGTCAATATTGGGATGGTTCCGGTGAGCAGAAGATGGCTAGGCTTGATGAAATGTTAGGTCATATTAATTCTACAGAAGGCGAGGAAACCCTTAAAACTTCATATGCCGGGCGCATGAGCGATTTTATTTCTCCGGTAACGAATCTTGCTGGCTTCCCGTGGCAGGCAAACATATCGTTTATCGGAGCATTTGCCGCAAAAGAAGTTTTTGTTTCAACCATGTCCACCGCATATTCGATGGGGTACGAAGATCCTGATAACGCTGTCACCTTGAGCCAGAAGATTGCAACTGATCCGGCATGGACTCCGGCTGTAATCTGGTCGGTGTTTATTTTTATGATGGTATATGTGCCGTGTATGGTTACGGTTGCTGTCATTATCAGAGAAACTAACTGGAAATGGGGACTTTTCTCAGTTTTCGGGTCGCTTGGGCTCGGGTACACATTATCTGTTCTGATTTATCAGGTCGGGACTTTATTGGGGTATTAG
- a CDS encoding FeoA family protein, with product MSVSLRSMAKDQKGVVVAVNVRGELGRRIRDMGLIPGTEFRIVGRAPLKDPVALRMKGFTLTLRNNEADFITVKVED from the coding sequence ATGTCAGTATCTTTGCGGTCAATGGCAAAAGATCAGAAGGGCGTAGTTGTAGCAGTAAATGTACGCGGTGAACTCGGGCGCAGAATAAGAGATATGGGACTTATTCCCGGGACTGAGTTCAGAATTGTGGGGCGTGCTCCGCTTAAAGATCCTGTCGCGCTCAGGATGAAAGGTTTTACTCTTACACTTCGCAATAATGAAGCTGATTTCATTACCGTTAAAGTTGAGGATTAA
- a CDS encoding RHS repeat domain-containing protein — FFATNQVGTIFMVADERGNEVKRIINDSFGNILLDSCVSLDICLGFAAGLTDKDTGLVHLGYREYDPAIGRFITPDPLGFAGGDVDVYGYCLDDPINFHDRTGLAGKSEEKEEGKNLDYPRNYDSRDDNTHKSYVSGKVGKKEVNKKTSFAKKNNKDGKIDSNNKVKSRNGKAYSIGIGMDAAGFGFEAGAGGEIVYRDPKHAAFLVNGKIGASNGYSAEINLSAAEHDAESIKALEGSSNYVSGGIIVPGSLFSVGHTKSSSQTSHSSSINLGVGKKINEYVVPQTSTGKSYSKTIFE; from the coding sequence TTTTCTTTGCTACAAATCAGGTCGGCACAATTTTCATGGTTGCGGATGAAAGGGGTAATGAGGTAAAGCGAATTATAAATGATTCGTTTGGAAATATATTGCTCGATAGCTGTGTCAGTCTGGATATATGTCTGGGGTTTGCCGCAGGTCTGACAGATAAAGACACCGGACTTGTACACCTTGGATATCGTGAATACGATCCCGCAATCGGCAGATTCATAACTCCCGACCCGCTAGGATTTGCGGGTGGTGACGTAGATGTTTACGGGTACTGTCTCGATGATCCTATTAATTTTCATGACCGGACAGGGCTTGCGGGGAAGAGTGAGGAGAAAGAGGAAGGAAAAAATCTTGATTATCCCAGAAATTACGATAGTCGAGATGACAATACTCATAAATCTTATGTAAGTGGCAAAGTTGGAAAAAAAGAAGTTAATAAGAAAACAAGCTTTGCGAAAAAAAATAATAAAGATGGCAAGATAGATAGCAATAACAAAGTAAAATCTAGAAATGGGAAAGCATATAGCATTGGAATTGGAATGGATGCAGCTGGATTTGGCTTTGAAGCCGGTGCGGGTGGCGAAATTGTTTACCGTGATCCAAAGCATGCAGCATTTTTGGTAAATGGAAAAATTGGAGCTTCAAATGGTTATAGTGCTGAAATAAATCTTTCAGCAGCCGAACACGATGCGGAGTCAATTAAAGCGTTAGAAGGAAGCAGTAATTATGTTTCAGGCGGAATAATTGTTCCAGGAAGCCTCTTTTCTGTGGGGCACACAAAAAGTTCTAGCCAAACAAGCCACTCCTCTTCAATTAATTTGGGAGTTGGGAAAAAAATTAATGAATATGTAGTACCTCAGACAAGTACAGGTAAATCTTATTCAAAAACTATTTTTGAATAA